A window of the Ruminococcaceae bacterium KH2T8 genome harbors these coding sequences:
- a CDS encoding Predicted endonuclease, producing MTDKRRTGNIAEQAVVDAMTSKGFQLITRNYNVHNVGEIDIAMRKGDTVYIIEVKSRLSGNPYQSSCEAVLGSKRRKVINTTKYLLRHYGLEEYDVIFLAGCVTHNKSGLVQKIEIIPFE from the coding sequence ATGACCGATAAGCGAAGGACAGGGAATATAGCTGAACAGGCAGTCGTAGATGCCATGACATCAAAAGGATTTCAGCTTATTACCAGGAACTATAATGTTCACAATGTAGGTGAGATCGATATTGCAATGAGAAAAGGCGATACAGTCTATATAATCGAAGTAAAATCCAGATTGAGCGGGAATCCGTATCAATCATCCTGCGAGGCGGTTCTCGGCAGTAAGAGGCGAAAGGTGATAAACACCACTAAATATTTGCTCAGGCATTACGGCCTTGAAGAGTATGATGTTATCTTTTTGGCAGGTTGCGTAACGCATAATAAGAGCGGTTTGGTGCAAAAGATAGAAATTATACCGTTCGAATGA
- a CDS encoding DNA-binding transcriptional regulator, MocR family, contains an aminotransferase domain, translated as MKSYKQMTAEELNAEKEALLKRIEGFRAMNLALDMTRGKPSPEQLALSNDLFEGLKDSSFKSESGADVRNYGVPDGIVEARKLFAEVLDTDMNNIYIGNGSSLNLMFDALMRAYVFGEHDSDKPWGQIENKKWLCPVPGYDRHFKVTETLGFELIPVPLKEDGPDMDIVEELVKDPAVLGMWSVPCYTNPDGYVYSEAVCKRLASMKTAAKDFRIFWDNAYCVHHLYDEPEKQEKIPDMLRLCKEAGNASRVYEFSSTSKITFAGAGLSCFATNEENMKHSKKFTSVQTIGANKINQYAHILFMPDLAAMKKQMSKHAAILRPKFELTLSIMDKELEGTEAVKWHKPNGGYFISAYVYPGTAKATVALCKELGVAFTPAGATYPYGNDPDDSNIRIAPSFPCLADIEKAVEVFCVCAKLTAIEKIQEAQ; from the coding sequence ATGAAGTCTTACAAGCAAATGACTGCAGAAGAACTTAACGCAGAGAAGGAAGCACTCCTCAAGAGGATCGAGGGATTCAGAGCTATGAATCTTGCTCTCGATATGACAAGAGGTAAGCCCTCTCCCGAGCAGCTCGCACTCAGCAATGATCTCTTTGAGGGATTAAAGGACAGCTCCTTTAAGTCCGAGAGCGGCGCTGACGTCAGAAACTACGGTGTACCCGACGGTATCGTTGAAGCAAGGAAGCTCTTTGCAGAGGTACTTGATACAGACATGAATAACATCTATATCGGTAACGGCTCCAGCCTTAACCTTATGTTCGATGCGCTTATGAGAGCATATGTTTTCGGTGAGCATGATTCCGATAAGCCCTGGGGTCAGATAGAGAACAAGAAGTGGCTTTGCCCCGTTCCCGGTTATGACAGACATTTCAAGGTAACAGAGACACTCGGCTTCGAGCTCATTCCCGTACCTTTGAAGGAAGACGGTCCTGATATGGATATCGTTGAGGAGCTCGTTAAGGATCCTGCAGTTCTCGGTATGTGGTCCGTTCCTTGCTATACAAATCCCGACGGATATGTTTACTCCGAAGCTGTCTGCAAGAGACTTGCTTCCATGAAGACTGCAGCTAAGGACTTCCGTATCTTCTGGGACAATGCTTACTGCGTACATCACCTCTACGACGAGCCTGAGAAGCAGGAGAAGATCCCTGATATGCTCCGTCTTTGCAAGGAAGCAGGAAATGCTTCAAGAGTATATGAGTTCTCATCTACATCCAAGATCACTTTCGCAGGTGCAGGTCTTTCATGCTTCGCTACAAATGAAGAGAACATGAAGCACAGCAAGAAGTTCACATCAGTTCAGACTATCGGCGCAAATAAGATCAACCAGTATGCACATATCCTCTTCATGCCTGATCTTGCAGCTATGAAGAAGCAGATGAGCAAGCATGCAGCAATCCTGAGACCCAAGTTCGAGCTTACTCTTTCTATCATGGATAAGGAACTCGAGGGTACAGAGGCTGTTAAGTGGCACAAGCCCAACGGAGGTTACTTCATCAGTGCTTACGTATATCCCGGAACGGCTAAGGCAACTGTTGCTCTTTGTAAGGAGCTCGGTGTCGCATTTACACCTGCAGGAGCTACATATCCTTACGGCAACGATCCCGATGATTCCAACATCCGTATTGCTCCCAGCTTCCCCTGCCTTGCAGATATCGAAAAGGCTGTCGAAGTATTCTGTGTTTGTGCTAAACTTACTGCAATAGAAAAAATCCAGGAGGCACAGTAA
- a CDS encoding aspartate kinase, which produces MKVAKFGGTSLANAFQIKKVCDIVLDDPERKIVVVSAPGKRTKDDIKVTDLLIAVAKARLAGNDYKDELEAVVARYKEIADDLDIEDILPEIRETLETVASADYTDDIKYLDSVKAMGEDCSARVVAKYLTSIGHPAKYCNPKKCGLYLEHDEMGKARILGESYENLEELKYEKQICIFPGFYGYSKDGQIITFSRGGSDITGSILAGAVDAEVYENWTDVDNVYAVNPNIVKNPFPITEITYDEMRELAYAGFQVLHEEALYPVYVRGIPVHIKNTNNPKASGTKIVSRRSHFDSLVTGIAGERGFLTLTITKYLMNHEIGFLMNLLKIFTEEGVSIEHMPSGIDSVTIIARKKYFTPEKEEIIVNRVKNELKVDEVKIEKDLAIVMIVGQAMEKSVGIMARAASALSSAGINLKIVNQGASEISMMFGVSEAYCDYSVRVLYKELFRY; this is translated from the coding sequence ATGAAGGTTGCAAAGTTCGGCGGTACATCACTCGCCAATGCATTTCAGATAAAGAAAGTATGTGACATCGTACTCGACGATCCCGAGCGTAAGATCGTTGTAGTTTCTGCTCCCGGTAAGAGAACTAAGGACGATATCAAGGTAACTGACCTGCTTATCGCCGTAGCCAAGGCAAGACTTGCCGGTAACGACTACAAGGACGAGCTCGAAGCTGTAGTTGCAAGATATAAGGAGATCGCTGACGATCTTGATATCGAGGATATCCTTCCTGAGATCCGTGAGACTCTCGAGACTGTTGCTTCTGCTGATTATACAGATGACATCAAGTATCTTGATTCAGTCAAGGCAATGGGCGAAGACTGTTCCGCAAGAGTAGTCGCTAAATACCTTACTTCCATCGGTCACCCTGCCAAGTACTGCAATCCCAAGAAGTGCGGTCTTTATCTCGAGCACGATGAGATGGGTAAGGCACGTATCCTCGGTGAGTCCTATGAGAACCTCGAAGAGCTCAAGTATGAGAAGCAGATCTGCATCTTCCCCGGCTTCTACGGTTACAGCAAGGACGGTCAGATCATTACTTTCTCAAGAGGCGGTTCCGATATTACAGGTTCAATCCTCGCAGGAGCTGTTGATGCTGAAGTCTATGAGAACTGGACTGATGTTGATAATGTTTATGCCGTAAATCCCAATATCGTTAAGAACCCGTTCCCTATCACCGAGATCACTTACGATGAGATGAGAGAGCTCGCATATGCAGGATTCCAGGTTCTTCACGAGGAAGCTCTTTATCCCGTATATGTCAGAGGCATCCCCGTTCACATCAAAAATACGAACAACCCCAAGGCTAGCGGTACGAAGATCGTTTCAAGAAGATCCCACTTCGATTCTCTTGTAACAGGTATCGCCGGAGAAAGAGGATTCCTTACGCTCACTATCACAAAGTATCTCATGAATCACGAGATCGGATTCCTTATGAATCTCCTTAAGATCTTTACGGAAGAAGGCGTATCCATCGAGCACATGCCTTCCGGTATCGATTCAGTAACGATCATCGCACGAAAGAAGTACTTCACACCTGAAAAGGAAGAGATCATCGTTAACAGAGTAAAGAATGAACTCAAGGTTGATGAAGTTAAGATCGAGAAGGATCTTGCGATCGTGATGATCGTCGGTCAGGCAATGGAGAAGTCCGTAGGTATCATGGCAAGAGCCGCATCTGCCCTCTCCTCTGCGGGTATCAACCTCAAGATCGTTAACCAGGGTGCTTCCGAGATCTCCATGATGTTCGGTGTATCCGAAGCTTATTGTGATTACTCGGTAAGAGTACTCTATAAGGAACTCTTCAGATACTGA
- a CDS encoding adenylosuccinate lyase has translation MSEMISKPSYESPLNSRYASPEMQYIFSPDKKFTTWRKLWIALAESEKELGLNITDEQINELKAHIDDVDYEVAAAYEKKLRHDVMAHVHAYGDQCPTAKGIIHLGATSCYVGDNTDIIIMREALELIRKRLVVCIAKLSEFADEYKAMPTLGFTHFQPAQLVTVGKRATLWLQDLLFDLEEVESVTASLKMLGCKGTTGTQASFYDLFEGDHTKCVELDKKIANKMGFEASYYVSGQTYSRKVDSRVLNCLSSIAQSAHKFSNDIRLLQHLKEIEEPFEKNQIGSSAMAYKRNPMRSERIASLARYVIADALNPAMTAAEQWFERTLDDSANKRISVPEAFLAVDAILGIYTNIVSGIVVYPNMIHQHIMNELPFMATENIMMEAVKRGGDRQALHEKIRVASMEAGKTVKVEGKPNNLLDIIVDDPEFGLDRESLESLLDPKLYIGRCPEQVTTFIEEAIKPVLASHADDLKVEDVELKV, from the coding sequence ATGTCCGAAATGATATCCAAGCCCTCATATGAGAGCCCTTTGAATTCCCGTTATGCAAGCCCCGAGATGCAGTACATCTTTTCTCCCGATAAGAAGTTCACGACTTGGAGAAAGCTCTGGATCGCACTCGCAGAATCCGAAAAGGAGTTAGGTCTTAATATCACAGATGAGCAGATCAATGAGCTCAAGGCACATATTGACGATGTTGATTATGAGGTTGCAGCTGCTTATGAGAAGAAGCTCCGTCACGATGTTATGGCTCACGTTCATGCATACGGCGATCAGTGCCCCACAGCTAAGGGTATCATCCACCTCGGTGCTACATCTTGCTATGTAGGTGATAATACGGATATCATCATCATGAGAGAGGCTCTTGAGCTTATCCGTAAGAGGCTTGTAGTATGTATCGCAAAGCTTTCCGAGTTCGCTGATGAGTATAAGGCTATGCCTACTCTCGGTTTTACACATTTCCAGCCTGCTCAGCTCGTTACAGTAGGTAAGAGAGCTACACTTTGGCTTCAGGATCTTCTCTTCGATCTTGAGGAAGTTGAGTCTGTAACTGCTTCTCTTAAGATGCTCGGCTGTAAGGGTACTACAGGTACACAGGCAAGCTTCTATGATCTCTTTGAGGGTGATCACACAAAGTGTGTTGAGCTCGATAAGAAGATTGCCAACAAGATGGGCTTTGAGGCTTCTTACTATGTATCCGGTCAGACATATTCCAGAAAGGTCGATTCCAGAGTGCTCAACTGCCTTTCTTCCATCGCACAGAGTGCTCATAAGTTCAGTAATGATATCAGACTCCTTCAGCACCTGAAGGAGATTGAAGAGCCCTTCGAAAAGAATCAGATCGGTTCTTCAGCAATGGCTTATAAGCGTAATCCTATGAGATCCGAACGAATCGCTTCTCTTGCAAGGTACGTTATCGCAGATGCACTTAACCCCGCAATGACAGCTGCTGAGCAGTGGTTCGAGAGAACACTCGATGATTCCGCTAATAAGCGTATCAGCGTACCCGAGGCTTTCCTTGCAGTTGATGCTATCCTCGGTATCTACACAAATATCGTTTCAGGTATCGTTGTATATCCCAACATGATCCACCAGCATATCATGAACGAACTTCCTTTCATGGCTACTGAGAATATCATGATGGAGGCTGTTAAGAGAGGCGGCGACCGTCAGGCTCTTCACGAGAAGATCCGCGTTGCTTCCATGGAAGCAGGTAAGACAGTCAAGGTAGAGGGTAAGCCCAATAATCTTCTTGATATTATCGTTGATGATCCCGAGTTCGGACTCGACAGAGAATCTCTTGAATCTCTCCTTGATCCCAAGCTCTATATCGGCAGATGCCCTGAGCAGGTAACAACTTTTATCGAGGAAGCTATCAAGCCCGTACTTGCATCACATGCTGATGATCTTAAGGTTGAAGACGTCGAACTCAAGGTTTGA